In Rutidosis leptorrhynchoides isolate AG116_Rl617_1_P2 chromosome 2, CSIRO_AGI_Rlap_v1, whole genome shotgun sequence, one genomic interval encodes:
- the LOC139894082 gene encoding mediator of RNA polymerase II transcription subunit 25-like isoform X2, translating into MADWEKKQVVFVVEGTAALGRYWHSILNNYVCNIIRIFRDNGSSSEDEESLNNADFAVVVFKAAGGSSATLSLHNSKWTNDANCAMKWLCTINFNSDAVFSDTATAHGLYQALMMFHSSNERSPNGHLQKHCILIATCNPDSSPHFLDVVKLFQQSNVSLSSIYESKLPKQRAIWNVGEVNPSDTGIETVTQSLHHVSLNAAGESKDDTRYVKVWEGDLYAVPPVNRFLLTRVHAYMRLASSKFVEDWPSSIEIAYLCRINTESLLKKLVGNPHLVVFYPMDSHPILSKMQRHNLCGVVKLPSQLMFFIVTDNPSRFLGYFYPVVSCVYLLGSPAARDPV; encoded by the exons ATGGCTGATTGGGAGAAGAAACAAGTGGTGTTTGTGGTCGAAGGCACTGCAGCCTTAGGTCGTTATTGGCATAGCATTCTCAACAATTATGTTTGCAATATTATCAG AATTTTTCGTGATAATGGATCTTCTTCT GAGGATGAAGAGAGTCTTAATAATGCTGATTTTGCTGTTGTCGTATTCAAGGCTGCTGGTGGATCTTCTG CTACTTTGTCGTTACATAATTCAAAGTGGACAAACGATGCGAATTGTGCAATGAAGTGGCTATGCACTATCAATTTCAATTCTGATGCCGTCTTTTCTGATACTGCAACTGCTCATGGACTTTATCAAGCTCTAATG ATGTTTCATTCTTCAAATGAAAGAAGCCCAAATGGCCATCTCCAAAAGCATTGCATCCTTATCGCTACATGTAATCCAGATTCTTCTCCTCATTTTCTTGATGTGGTCAAGCTTTTTCAACAG TCGAATGTTTCTCTATCCTCAATATACGAATCAAAGCTTCCAAAACAAAGAGCAATTTGGAACGTG GGTGAAGTTAACCCCTCTGATACTGGCATTGAAACTGTTACACAAAGTTTGCATCATGTGAGTCTCAATGCTGCTGGGGAATCAAAAGATGATACACGTTATGTGAAAGTATGGGAG GGAGACTTATATGCTGTGCCGCCAGTCAACCGTTTCTTACTTACCAGAGTACAT GCTTACATGCGTCTGGCATCCTCTAAGTT TGTTGAAGATTGGCCATCGTCAATTGAAATCGCTTATCTTTGTCGTATCAACACCGAAAGCTTGCTAAA GAAACTTGTTGGAAACCCACATCTTGTTGTTTTCTATCCGATGGATTCTCATCCAATACTTAGTAAAATGCAGAGGCATAATCTT TGTGGAGTCGTAAAGTTACCGTCACAACTCATGTTTTTCATCGTCACAGACAACCCATCTCGCTTTCTCGGATATTTTTATCCTGTAGTAAGTTGTGTTTATTTATTAG GCTCCCCAGCAGCAAGAGATCCTGTTTAA
- the LOC139894082 gene encoding mediator of RNA polymerase II transcription subunit 25-like isoform X1, translating to MADWEKKQVVFVVEGTAALGRYWHSILNNYVCNIIRIFRDNGSSSEDEESLNNADFAVVVFKAAGGSSATLSLHNSKWTNDANCAMKWLCTINFNSDAVFSDTATAHGLYQALMMFHSSNERSPNGHLQKHCILIATCNPDSSPHFLDVVKLFQQSNVSLSSIYESKLPKQRAIWNVGEVNPSDTGIETVTQSLHHVSLNAAGESKDDTRYVKVWEGDLYAVPPVNRFLLTRVHAYMRLASSKFVEDWPSSIEIAYLCRINTESLLKKLVGNPHLVVFYPMDSHPILSKMQRHNLCGVVKLPSQLMFFIVTDNPSRFLGYFYPVAPQQQEILFKKWKEHGYKIRSKISLSG from the exons ATGGCTGATTGGGAGAAGAAACAAGTGGTGTTTGTGGTCGAAGGCACTGCAGCCTTAGGTCGTTATTGGCATAGCATTCTCAACAATTATGTTTGCAATATTATCAG AATTTTTCGTGATAATGGATCTTCTTCT GAGGATGAAGAGAGTCTTAATAATGCTGATTTTGCTGTTGTCGTATTCAAGGCTGCTGGTGGATCTTCTG CTACTTTGTCGTTACATAATTCAAAGTGGACAAACGATGCGAATTGTGCAATGAAGTGGCTATGCACTATCAATTTCAATTCTGATGCCGTCTTTTCTGATACTGCAACTGCTCATGGACTTTATCAAGCTCTAATG ATGTTTCATTCTTCAAATGAAAGAAGCCCAAATGGCCATCTCCAAAAGCATTGCATCCTTATCGCTACATGTAATCCAGATTCTTCTCCTCATTTTCTTGATGTGGTCAAGCTTTTTCAACAG TCGAATGTTTCTCTATCCTCAATATACGAATCAAAGCTTCCAAAACAAAGAGCAATTTGGAACGTG GGTGAAGTTAACCCCTCTGATACTGGCATTGAAACTGTTACACAAAGTTTGCATCATGTGAGTCTCAATGCTGCTGGGGAATCAAAAGATGATACACGTTATGTGAAAGTATGGGAG GGAGACTTATATGCTGTGCCGCCAGTCAACCGTTTCTTACTTACCAGAGTACAT GCTTACATGCGTCTGGCATCCTCTAAGTT TGTTGAAGATTGGCCATCGTCAATTGAAATCGCTTATCTTTGTCGTATCAACACCGAAAGCTTGCTAAA GAAACTTGTTGGAAACCCACATCTTGTTGTTTTCTATCCGATGGATTCTCATCCAATACTTAGTAAAATGCAGAGGCATAATCTT TGTGGAGTCGTAAAGTTACCGTCACAACTCATGTTTTTCATCGTCACAGACAACCCATCTCGCTTTCTCGGATATTTTTATCCTGTA GCTCCCCAGCAGCAAGAGATCCTGTTTAAGAAATGGAAGGAACATGGTTACAAAATACGGAGTAAAATTAGTTTATCGGGTTAA